A region from the Medicago truncatula cultivar Jemalong A17 chromosome 6, MtrunA17r5.0-ANR, whole genome shotgun sequence genome encodes:
- the LOC120576054 gene encoding probable LRR receptor-like serine/threonine-protein kinase At3g47570 has protein sequence MKNGSLEQWLHPETLNANPPITLNLGHRLNIIIDVASALHYLHRECELLVLHCDLKPSNVLLDDDMVAHVSDFGIARLVSTISGTSNKNTSTIGIKGTAGYAPPEYGMGLEVSTCGDMYSFGILMLEMLTGRRPTDELFEDGQNLHNFVTISFPNNLVKIFDPHLLPRSEDGNHEILIPTVEECLVSLFRIGLLCSLESPKEKKE, from the exons ATGAAAAATGGAAGCTTAGAACAGTGGTTACATCCTGAGACTTTGAATGCAAATCCTCCAATAACATTGAACCTTGGTCATagattaaacatcatcatcgaTGTTGCTTCTGCATTACATTATCTTCATCGAGAATGTGAGCTATTAGTACTTCATTGTGATCTAAAGCCAAGCAATGTCCTTCTTGATGATGACATGGTTGCTCATGTGAGTGATTTTGGCATAGCAAGACTTGTCTCAACCATTTCTGGTACGTCTAATAAGAATACTAGCACAATCGGAATAAAAGGAACAGCTGGTTATGCTCCACCGG AGTATGGGATGGGTTTAGAAGTTTCCACATGTGGTGACATGTATAGCTTTGGAATCCTTATGCTGGAAATGCTTACTGGTAGAAGACCCACTGATGAACTTTTTGAAGATGGTCAAAATCTGCATaactttgttacaatttcatTTCCCAATAATCTTGTAAAGATTTTTGATCCACATCTTTTACCAAGATCTGAAGATGGAAATCATGAGATTCTTATTCCAACAGTAGAGGAGTGCTTAGTTTCCCTTTTTAGGATTGGACTTTTATGTTCATTGGAATCAccaaaagaaaagaaggaaTGA